In Kordia antarctica, the following proteins share a genomic window:
- a CDS encoding phosphatidylserine decarboxylase family protein — MKQQKSDSTHMPVTNRMGNWLPTIETAALWLAKTKKEAKKKKRKLDPSVRKFKNLIETDPIINMYFTQMFQQQPTFAPPAGSGDVKIENYQEMLLIMNHVLTTAPEYNTTGMVGFPINAILDFPMITPAGLAAFADEKVNKALKRILKKWNKYLDSPDSLYVLNTGPNGWMSKSAYKALQMQNFIHDPKKPFWGFKSWNDFFIREFKSGKRPVASPKDKKVIVSACESAPLKISANVQKTNQFWIKGQPYSLEHMLDGNHVDYYVGGTVYQAYLSAENYHRWHTPIDGTIVDIKNIDGTYYSEAASEGFDPAGPNNSQGYLAQVAARALIFIESGDPKLGMVCVMPIGMAEVSSCLITVKKGDKVKKGEQIGYFQFGGSTHCVLFQKGAIANFSLPAIPQGTQGEDSKIVPINSEIAVAN, encoded by the coding sequence ATGAAACAGCAAAAGAGTGACTCAACACATATGCCAGTAACCAACCGAATGGGAAATTGGTTACCAACCATAGAAACTGCCGCATTATGGTTAGCAAAAACTAAAAAAGAAGCGAAGAAAAAGAAGCGAAAGCTTGATCCTTCTGTTAGAAAATTCAAAAATTTGATAGAAACAGATCCTATCATTAACATGTACTTTACACAAATGTTTCAGCAACAACCAACGTTTGCGCCACCAGCAGGAAGCGGAGATGTAAAGATTGAAAATTATCAAGAAATGTTGCTGATTATGAATCATGTGCTAACAACGGCTCCTGAATATAATACGACAGGAATGGTTGGTTTTCCAATCAATGCTATTTTAGATTTTCCTATGATTACGCCAGCAGGTTTAGCCGCTTTTGCGGATGAAAAAGTGAACAAAGCACTCAAAAGAATATTGAAAAAATGGAATAAATATCTAGATTCTCCTGATTCATTGTACGTATTAAATACTGGTCCAAATGGTTGGATGAGTAAAAGTGCCTACAAAGCATTGCAAATGCAAAACTTTATTCATGATCCTAAAAAACCTTTTTGGGGATTCAAATCGTGGAATGATTTCTTTATTCGTGAATTTAAATCAGGAAAAAGACCTGTGGCTTCACCAAAAGACAAAAAAGTAATTGTAAGTGCTTGTGAATCTGCTCCATTGAAAATTAGCGCGAATGTTCAAAAAACAAATCAATTTTGGATTAAAGGACAACCGTATTCATTAGAACACATGCTAGACGGAAACCACGTTGATTATTATGTTGGCGGAACTGTATATCAGGCGTATTTAAGTGCAGAAAATTATCACCGTTGGCATACGCCGATTGATGGAACTATTGTAGATATTAAAAATATTGACGGAACTTATTATTCAGAGGCAGCTTCCGAAGGGTTTGATCCGGCTGGACCGAATAACTCACAAGGATATTTAGCACAAGTTGCCGCAAGAGCTTTAATTTTCATAGAAAGTGGCGATCCAAAACTAGGAATGGTTTGCGTAATGCCTATTGGAATGGCAGAAGTTTCTTCGTGTTTAATTACGGTGAAAAAAGGAGATAAAGTGAAAAAAGGAGAGCAAATTGGGTATTTTCAGTTTGGCGGTTCTACACATTGTGTGCTTTTTCAAAAAGGAGCGATTGCTAATTTTTCATTACCAGCAATTCCACAAGGAACACAAGGAGAAGATTCAAAAATAGTTCCTATAAATTCTGAAATAGCAGTTGCTAATTAA
- a CDS encoding AraC family transcriptional regulator yields MHTKKPFFTAFHSIISVVLLLYSLSLNAQIDSLQGKSYEELEQLYKVERHNNPTLAKVYAEAIYQRSKKIKDEKKIAQSLYKKAMISYKLGIYDSAIYYTDASLTIGKQLSNDSLILQNYSLKGNIASTGGDYKTALDTYLLAKKVADKMGNLNDVLQISHNIGFIKKQTKDLVEAAAIFKENLSIIRKNNLKNLSRLEVASLAFLSDTYLRMKDYNSAETYTEEGLEIAKKSEYNDLYLYLNANKIIIQFQQQQYTKSIASSKSTIKSITDFGNDQSLTTPYLYIGKSYLKLKQYDSAIVYFKKFEDIINSTEVETPEIEEVYEFLAICYANIGEQQKSILYLNKYAALDKQNDSINMSINNNIHEKYDIVPLQEEIDSLDTKNQKQRKRATYLYIISAVLLVSLIGFFSWFKRKQHQNKIRFQQLLVTIEKLEQPKEKITPEVSSKETSNPVTDENALQILKALTIFEEKELYLRQDCTLGYVAKKAKTNTTYLSNVINTYKEKPFKSYLSELRINAALVKLKNDEKLRSYTIKAIAEEFGFKRSETFSRAFKAQTNVYPSYYIKSLQNQNDN; encoded by the coding sequence ATGCATACAAAAAAACCATTTTTCACAGCGTTTCATAGTATAATTAGCGTGGTTCTTCTTTTATATTCGCTTTCGCTGAATGCACAAATTGATTCTTTACAAGGAAAATCGTATGAGGAATTGGAACAATTATACAAAGTAGAACGCCATAACAATCCGACACTTGCTAAAGTATATGCAGAAGCCATATATCAACGATCAAAAAAGATAAAAGACGAAAAAAAAATTGCACAATCATTATATAAAAAAGCCATGATTTCCTATAAATTAGGCATATATGACAGCGCTATTTATTATACAGATGCTTCGTTAACTATAGGAAAACAACTTTCTAATGATTCTTTAATTTTACAAAATTATTCTTTAAAAGGAAATATTGCCTCTACTGGCGGCGATTATAAAACAGCTTTAGACACTTATTTATTGGCTAAAAAAGTAGCGGACAAAATGGGGAATTTGAATGATGTTTTACAGATTTCACATAACATTGGTTTTATAAAAAAACAAACCAAAGATTTGGTAGAAGCGGCAGCGATTTTCAAAGAAAATTTAAGCATCATTCGAAAAAATAATTTGAAAAATCTTTCTCGATTAGAAGTAGCAAGTTTGGCATTTTTGTCAGATACGTATCTTAGAATGAAAGATTACAATTCGGCAGAAACCTATACGGAAGAAGGTTTAGAAATAGCAAAAAAAAGTGAGTACAATGATTTATATCTTTACTTAAACGCCAATAAAATCATTATACAATTTCAACAACAGCAGTATACGAAAAGTATTGCTTCTTCAAAATCTACCATTAAGTCTATTACTGATTTTGGCAACGACCAATCACTTACAACACCTTATTTATATATCGGAAAAAGTTATTTAAAACTAAAACAGTACGACAGTGCCATTGTATATTTTAAAAAATTTGAAGATATTATTAACAGCACAGAAGTGGAAACACCTGAAATAGAGGAAGTATATGAGTTTCTTGCTATTTGCTATGCCAATATTGGAGAACAACAAAAAAGCATATTATACTTGAATAAATACGCTGCGTTAGATAAACAGAATGACAGCATTAATATGAGTATTAACAATAATATCCATGAAAAATATGATATTGTTCCACTGCAAGAGGAAATTGATTCTTTAGATACCAAAAATCAGAAACAACGAAAAAGAGCAACTTATTTATATATAATTTCAGCAGTATTGCTAGTTTCATTAATTGGATTTTTTAGTTGGTTTAAACGAAAACAACATCAAAACAAAATACGTTTTCAGCAATTATTGGTAACTATTGAAAAGCTTGAACAACCAAAAGAAAAAATAACTCCCGAAGTCAGTAGTAAAGAAACTTCCAATCCTGTAACAGATGAAAATGCATTGCAAATTTTAAAAGCATTAACCATTTTTGAAGAGAAAGAATTGTATTTACGACAAGATTGTACGTTAGGTTATGTAGCAAAAAAAGCAAAGACAAATACGACGTATTTATCAAATGTAATTAATACTTATAAAGAAAAACCATTCAAATCATACCTTTCTGAGTTACGAATTAATGCGGCATTAGTTAAACTTAAAAATGACGAAAAATTACGTTCATATACCATTAAAGCTATTGCGGAAGAATTTGGTTTTAAGCGCTCAGAAACCTTCTCCAGAGCCTTTAAAGCACAAACAAATGTGTATCCTTCCTACTACATCAAAAGCCTTCAAAATCAGAATGATAACTAG
- a CDS encoding peptidase domain-containing ABC transporter, translating to MVKREFPFYRQLDQMDCGPTCLRMVAKHYGRAYTIDFLRKKANITREGVSLGGIAEAAEDIGLHTLAVSVDFKTLVDEVPYPCIAHWRQRHFVVVYKIRRNTVYVADPAHGLVKYSKEDFIKGWIGSSADPEAAEGYLLLLEPTPEFYELEKEEKKEYGFRFLFWYFKPYKRYIAQLILGLLVGSLLQLIFPFLTQSVVDYGINYENKNFVFLILIAQLTLFVSQTTVELIRGWILLHMTSRININLISDFLIKLMRLPIAFFDSKNTGDIIQRIYDHNRIQSFLSSTTLNTLFSAFNMVIFGAVLAYYNMQIFGVFFIGSALYIGWTLLFMKKRAELDYKRFDQSSDNQSSLYQLISGMQEIKLNGSERRRRWEWEAIQVRLFKISIKGLTLSQTQNTGGRFINELKNILITFIAATAVIDDPLFTLGMMLSVQYIIGQLNLPINNFITFIQSGQDAKISLERLSEIHNKDDEEDRFEDNIKQLPEDKTITLTNASFRYGGKSSPLILNNLNVDIPEGKVTAIVGASGSGKTTLIKLLLKFYDFNEGSVSIGKTSNLKDISTKVWRKACGSVMQDGFLFGDTIARNITESDSEGIIDKQRLIHAVKVANIEEFIEELPSGYNTKIGSSGVNVSGGQKQRILIARSVYKDPKYIFFDEATSALDANNEKVIMENLKEFYKGKTVVVVAHRLSTVKNADQIIVLDKGEIIELGSHEELTAKRGAYYTLVKNQLELGN from the coding sequence ATGGTAAAAAGAGAATTTCCTTTTTATAGACAGTTAGATCAAATGGATTGTGGACCTACATGTTTACGTATGGTTGCAAAACATTATGGACGCGCATACACAATTGATTTTCTAAGGAAGAAAGCAAATATCACTCGTGAAGGTGTTTCTTTAGGAGGAATTGCAGAAGCTGCCGAAGATATAGGATTGCACACACTCGCCGTGAGTGTTGATTTTAAAACGTTGGTAGATGAAGTTCCGTATCCATGTATTGCACACTGGAGACAACGTCATTTTGTGGTTGTTTATAAAATAAGAAGAAATACGGTATATGTTGCAGATCCTGCGCATGGATTGGTAAAATATTCAAAAGAAGATTTCATAAAAGGTTGGATAGGAAGTAGTGCCGATCCTGAAGCTGCGGAAGGTTATTTACTATTGTTAGAGCCAACGCCAGAGTTTTATGAACTAGAAAAGGAAGAAAAAAAAGAATATGGTTTCAGGTTCTTATTTTGGTATTTCAAACCTTATAAAAGATATATTGCGCAGTTAATATTAGGACTGCTCGTTGGGAGTTTGCTGCAGTTGATATTTCCGTTTTTAACGCAATCCGTTGTGGATTATGGTATTAATTATGAGAATAAAAACTTTGTATTTTTAATATTAATTGCCCAGTTAACACTGTTTGTATCGCAAACTACGGTAGAACTGATTCGAGGTTGGATTCTGCTTCACATGACGAGTCGAATAAATATAAACCTCATCTCAGATTTCTTAATTAAGTTGATGCGATTGCCAATTGCGTTCTTCGATTCCAAAAATACGGGAGATATTATTCAACGTATTTATGATCACAACAGAATTCAGAGTTTCTTGTCATCAACGACATTAAACACACTGTTTTCTGCCTTTAACATGGTTATTTTTGGAGCTGTATTGGCGTATTACAACATGCAAATATTTGGAGTTTTCTTCATTGGATCTGCCTTATATATTGGTTGGACGTTGCTTTTTATGAAAAAGAGAGCCGAACTCGATTACAAACGATTCGATCAATCTTCAGACAATCAAAGTAGTTTGTACCAATTAATTTCTGGAATGCAAGAAATTAAACTAAACGGTTCAGAACGAAGAAGACGTTGGGAATGGGAAGCAATTCAAGTACGATTGTTCAAAATTTCCATTAAAGGATTAACGCTTTCGCAAACGCAAAATACAGGTGGACGATTTATTAATGAATTAAAAAACATCTTAATTACATTTATCGCCGCAACCGCAGTAATTGACGATCCATTATTTACGCTTGGTATGATGCTTTCGGTTCAGTATATTATTGGACAATTAAACTTACCAATTAACAACTTTATTACGTTCATTCAATCGGGGCAAGATGCAAAAATCAGTTTAGAACGTTTATCTGAAATTCATAACAAAGATGATGAAGAAGATCGTTTTGAAGATAATATCAAACAACTTCCAGAAGACAAAACAATTACGTTAACCAATGCAAGTTTCCGTTATGGAGGAAAAAGTTCGCCATTAATTTTAAATAATTTAAACGTAGACATTCCGGAAGGAAAAGTAACTGCAATAGTTGGTGCCAGTGGAAGTGGAAAAACTACGTTAATAAAGCTGCTGCTGAAATTTTATGACTTTAATGAAGGTTCAGTTTCTATTGGAAAAACTAGCAATTTAAAGGATATAAGTACCAAAGTTTGGCGTAAAGCCTGCGGATCTGTAATGCAAGATGGTTTCCTATTTGGAGATACGATTGCTCGAAATATTACAGAATCTGATTCAGAAGGAATTATAGATAAACAACGTCTGATTCATGCAGTAAAGGTTGCCAATATTGAAGAATTTATTGAAGAATTACCATCAGGATACAATACAAAAATTGGATCAAGTGGTGTGAATGTTTCTGGTGGACAGAAACAGCGAATTCTAATTGCACGTTCGGTATATAAAGATCCGAAGTATATTTTCTTTGATGAAGCAACAAGTGCTTTGGATGCGAATAATGAAAAAGTAATTATGGAAAACCTAAAGGAATTCTATAAAGGAAAAACAGTAGTTGTGGTTGCGCACCGTTTGAGTACGGTAAAAAATGCGGATCAAATTATTGTACTAGACAAAGGTGAAATTATAGAGCTAGGAAGTCACGAAGAATTGACCGCAAAACGCGGAGCATATTATACATTAGTAAAGAATCAATTAGAGCTAGGAAACTAA
- a CDS encoding reverse transcriptase family protein, which translates to MINTPKHLVYTLQVDIKEIESILNNIDSFYREKIEIKKDKFGKPKLDAKGQPKKRIINPSTKRLKIIQTRIHRNILNKIEMPSYAFGAVKGKDNIVNAKQHQGKRYKFTTDLKDFFPSITNKAVFKMFVSQDFSPEVSSILTKLTTYKGKIPQGAPTSSTLANLVFIKTGDILQEFAQENNATFTSFVDDMTFSSAKDFKSKIPQILEIITNDYKISHKKTNYSRNPNITGLHAMNNHLKLPKSFLSKLESTENKTTEQIAGLRMYKEKVYKANYGKNLVDDTI; encoded by the coding sequence ATGATTAATACACCAAAACATTTAGTCTATACTTTACAAGTTGATATAAAAGAGATAGAATCAATTTTAAATAATATTGATAGCTTCTATAGAGAGAAAATCGAAATTAAAAAAGATAAATTTGGTAAACCTAAATTAGACGCTAAAGGACAACCTAAAAAAAGAATAATAAACCCAAGTACTAAAAGGTTAAAAATAATTCAAACTAGGATCCATAGAAATATTTTGAATAAAATTGAAATGCCAAGTTATGCATTTGGTGCTGTTAAAGGGAAGGATAACATAGTTAATGCTAAACAGCATCAAGGTAAGAGGTACAAATTCACAACTGACTTAAAAGATTTTTTTCCATCGATTACTAATAAAGCTGTTTTCAAAATGTTTGTAAGCCAAGATTTTTCCCCAGAAGTTTCAAGTATATTGACTAAATTAACTACTTATAAAGGCAAAATTCCCCAAGGAGCACCAACTTCATCTACTTTAGCAAATTTAGTTTTTATTAAAACTGGTGATATTTTACAAGAATTTGCTCAAGAAAACAATGCAACTTTTACTTCGTTTGTTGATGATATGACCTTTTCTTCTGCAAAGGATTTTAAAAGTAAAATTCCACAGATTTTAGAAATTATCACAAATGATTATAAAATCAGCCACAAGAAGACAAACTATTCTAGAAATCCTAATATTACTGGACTTCACGCAATGAATAATCATTTGAAGTTGCCAAAATCATTTTTATCAAAACTTGAATCGACTGAAAATAAAACTACTGAACAAATTGCTGGTCTGAGAATGTACAAAGAAAAAGTATATAAAGCTAATTACGGAAAAAATCTAGTTGACGACACCATATAA
- a CDS encoding thiopeptide-type bacteriocin biosynthesis protein, producing the protein MNNEIQRNFILGDSWLYYKIYTGPKTCDAVLTEIIKPIAEQLIEDGIIDKWFFIRYADPKHHIRVRFHYAKPENVGHIINGLYPKFKEFIDQDLIYKIQIDTYQREIERYGSNTMELGEDLFYHDSKMMVDFIDMVEGDEGEELRWLFSIRAMDSHLTSYGYTDDEKLELMDRLKTGFGNEFGMSRPLKKQLDDKFRAERKKIEEFMVFTAEENPDYEPILDVLTAKEEGIVETVAGILKHNEDGTLLMPLNDLMGSYMHMLMNRLFKSKNRIHEMVCYDFLYRYYKSMIARKKHMNKAKK; encoded by the coding sequence ATTATAAAATATATACAGGACCAAAAACCTGTGATGCTGTGCTAACGGAGATTATAAAACCAATAGCAGAACAGCTTATAGAAGACGGCATTATTGACAAATGGTTTTTTATTCGATACGCCGATCCAAAACATCATATAAGAGTTCGTTTTCACTATGCAAAACCTGAAAACGTTGGACACATTATCAACGGATTGTATCCGAAGTTTAAAGAATTTATCGATCAAGATTTAATTTATAAAATTCAAATTGATACCTACCAACGAGAAATAGAACGTTATGGATCTAACACTATGGAATTGGGTGAAGATTTATTCTATCACGACAGTAAAATGATGGTCGATTTTATTGATATGGTTGAAGGTGATGAAGGCGAAGAATTGCGTTGGTTATTTTCAATTCGTGCAATGGATTCACATTTAACAAGTTACGGCTATACTGATGATGAGAAACTAGAACTCATGGATCGTTTAAAAACTGGATTCGGGAACGAATTTGGAATGTCGAGACCACTAAAAAAGCAATTGGACGACAAGTTTAGAGCCGAACGCAAGAAGATTGAAGAATTTATGGTGTTTACCGCAGAAGAAAACCCTGATTATGAACCAATTTTAGACGTTTTAACAGCGAAAGAAGAAGGAATTGTGGAAACGGTTGCTGGCATTTTAAAACACAATGAAGATGGAACATTGCTCATGCCGCTCAACGACCTTATGGGAAGTTACATGCACATGTTAATGAATCGATTATTTAAGTCAAAAAACCGAATTCACGAAATGGTTTGTTACGATTTCTTGTACAGATATTACAAATCAATGATTGCGCGTAAAAAGCATATGAATAAAGCAAAGAAGTAA
- a CDS encoding HlyD family secretion protein, translating into MAKKEEEITEKEAKKSKKEEKKEKKDQERRRKINDLDERSDQVKEILGQAPNWVIQWGISVVLIIVVIFIAGSALMSYNDIIPARVTITSENPPAHLTANASGKLTSIFVEAGQKVEADEVLAVIENTANFEDVKLLKQKLENFVPSESDFDSLNYTFPSKLKLGQIQSGYNAFRAQYLTYLNYAIFNEDKNQAANIRLQLSRVRNRMRNSQNQLDYYNTELANSKIRYEKFKRLFANKSVSEREYKDQENLYLGSQRAYEGLLSSIENDQNSLLSLQNSLRQASVGDKSSEISTDQNLEQAKQDLDNQILQWEQQFVLKSPIKGEVTVFDIWSQYQNVTVGQDLFTVIPDEIEGIIGRVSFPVQNSGKIKVGQSVLIKLDSYPYQEWGSLSGEIINISGVPQMSTQGGLAMYVAYLKVNSLESSFEKAIDFKQEMEGTAEIVVEELTVMQRIFYQLREVFSRK; encoded by the coding sequence ATGGCAAAGAAAGAAGAAGAAATAACGGAAAAAGAGGCGAAGAAGTCAAAAAAGGAAGAGAAGAAGGAGAAGAAAGACCAGGAAAGACGCAGAAAGATTAACGATCTTGATGAACGTTCGGATCAGGTAAAAGAAATCTTGGGGCAAGCACCTAATTGGGTTATCCAATGGGGAATCTCCGTAGTATTAATCATTGTGGTGATTTTCATAGCCGGTTCGGCATTGATGAGTTACAACGATATTATTCCGGCGCGTGTGACAATTACGTCTGAAAATCCGCCAGCACATTTAACAGCAAATGCTTCAGGAAAATTGACAAGCATTTTTGTAGAAGCTGGTCAAAAAGTAGAAGCAGATGAAGTGTTGGCAGTTATTGAAAACACTGCGAATTTTGAGGATGTAAAGTTGCTTAAACAAAAATTAGAAAACTTTGTACCTAGCGAAAGCGACTTTGATTCGTTGAACTACACATTTCCTTCAAAATTGAAATTAGGGCAAATACAGTCGGGTTATAATGCATTTAGAGCGCAATATCTCACGTATTTGAACTATGCAATTTTTAATGAAGACAAAAATCAGGCAGCAAATATACGTTTGCAGTTGAGTAGAGTTAGAAATAGAATGCGCAATAGTCAAAATCAATTGGATTATTACAATACGGAATTGGCAAATTCTAAAATAAGGTATGAAAAGTTCAAGCGATTGTTTGCAAACAAAAGTGTTTCTGAGCGCGAATACAAAGATCAAGAAAATTTATATTTAGGTTCACAACGTGCGTACGAAGGCTTATTATCTAGTATAGAAAATGATCAAAATTCGTTACTTTCTTTACAAAATAGTTTGCGCCAAGCATCTGTTGGAGATAAAAGTTCGGAAATATCTACCGATCAAAATTTAGAACAAGCTAAGCAAGATTTAGATAATCAAATCTTACAATGGGAACAACAATTTGTATTAAAATCGCCTATAAAAGGAGAGGTTACCGTTTTTGATATTTGGTCACAATACCAAAATGTAACTGTTGGACAAGATTTATTCACGGTAATTCCTGATGAAATAGAAGGAATTATAGGAAGAGTTTCATTTCCAGTTCAAAATTCAGGAAAAATTAAAGTTGGACAAAGCGTTCTTATAAAATTAGACAGTTATCCGTACCAAGAATGGGGAAGTTTGTCGGGAGAAATCATAAACATTTCAGGAGTTCCACAGATGAGCACGCAAGGCGGACTAGCAATGTATGTTGCGTATTTAAAAGTGAATTCGTTGGAAAGTTCCTTTGAAAAGGCTATTGACTTTAAACAAGAAATGGAAGGAACGGCAGAAATTGTCGTAGAAGAATTAACCGTTATGCAACGAATCTTCTATCAATTGCGAGAAGTATTTAGTAGAAAATAA
- a CDS encoding helix-turn-helix domain-containing protein: MDLGLAIKSIRKQKGLNQNQFAQLCDITQAYLSQIENNNKEPNLSTLKTISNELEMPLPILFFLSIDSNDISPEKVDAFNIIAPSVKSLINQFFATQ; encoded by the coding sequence ATGGATTTAGGATTAGCGATAAAATCAATTAGGAAACAAAAAGGTTTAAACCAAAACCAATTTGCGCAGTTATGCGATATCACCCAAGCATATTTATCACAAATTGAAAATAACAATAAGGAACCTAACCTTTCGACTTTGAAAACCATTTCAAATGAGTTAGAGATGCCTTTGCCTATTCTATTTTTTCTATCAATCGATAGTAACGATATCAGTCCAGAAAAGGTAGATGCTTTTAACATAATTGCACCCTCTGTAAAATCATTGATAAATCAATTCTTTGCTACTCAATGA
- a CDS encoding AAA family ATPase, producing the protein MLVKFTVENYLSFKNRTSIDLTASSLTELRDANLHVSPIKNLTLLKSLIIYGANSNGKSNLFKAINFARTFILNSSKDSQSDEPIEIQPFCLSTESIDKPSFFELVFIHNAVKYRFGFEADATEIHKEWLYVTTKNKEQLLFERDFQEITITKKFDAASSNLTTITRKNALFISVCAQFNIATGMAILKALNSIQYISGMQDRFTINFTIDMMDDPAKKKYIDNFIAGADLGFTETKVERFKLTEEILEKGNVPKEIRKMILESDEENVVVSTKHAIYDENNEEVDNVYFNLFVSESLGTGKYVALSGPIIDTLLNGKTLIIDEFDAQLHPHLSKAIIELFNSKENNPNGAQLIFASHNSSLINPKRKLFRRDQIIIAEKDSYGITNMESLYDKKIRKDASFEKDYLEGKYDGLPDVKMGKGLRLFGE; encoded by the coding sequence ATGCTCGTAAAATTCACGGTAGAAAACTATTTATCATTCAAAAATAGAACGTCTATTGATTTAACAGCTTCTTCTTTAACCGAACTTAGAGATGCGAATCTTCATGTTTCCCCTATAAAAAATTTGACATTATTGAAGAGTCTTATTATATACGGAGCAAATTCTAACGGGAAAAGTAATTTGTTTAAGGCGATTAATTTTGCACGAACATTTATTTTAAATTCTTCGAAAGATTCACAATCGGATGAACCAATAGAAATTCAACCGTTTTGTTTATCTACAGAATCTATTGATAAACCTAGTTTTTTTGAATTGGTGTTTATTCATAATGCTGTAAAGTATCGTTTTGGTTTTGAAGCAGATGCAACAGAAATTCATAAAGAATGGTTGTACGTCACTACAAAAAATAAAGAGCAATTATTGTTTGAACGTGATTTTCAAGAAATTACAATCACAAAAAAGTTTGATGCGGCGAGTTCTAATTTAACGACTATTACACGAAAGAATGCCTTATTTATTTCTGTCTGCGCGCAATTTAATATTGCTACTGGAATGGCTATTTTGAAAGCATTGAACTCCATTCAATATATTTCTGGAATGCAAGACAGATTCACTATTAATTTTACAATTGATATGATGGACGATCCTGCAAAGAAAAAATATATTGATAATTTTATTGCTGGCGCCGATTTAGGATTTACGGAAACGAAAGTAGAACGTTTTAAGCTTACCGAAGAAATTTTAGAGAAAGGAAACGTTCCAAAAGAAATTAGAAAGATGATTTTGGAATCTGATGAAGAGAATGTTGTCGTGAGCACAAAACACGCTATTTATGATGAAAATAATGAAGAAGTAGACAACGTATATTTTAATTTATTTGTCAGTGAATCTTTAGGAACAGGAAAATATGTTGCACTTTCAGGTCCAATTATAGATACGTTATTAAACGGAAAAACGCTGATTATTGATGAGTTTGATGCGCAATTGCATCCACATTTGAGCAAAGCGATTATTGAATTGTTTAATTCGAAAGAGAATAACCCGAATGGCGCACAACTTATTTTTGCTTCGCATAATTCGTCTTTAATAAATCCGAAACGAAAATTATTTAGACGCGATCAAATTATTATTGCGGAAAAAGATAGTTACGGAATCACGAATATGGAATCGTTATACGACAAGAAAATTCGCAAAGATGCTTCTTTTGAAAAAGACTATTTAGAAGGAAAATACGACGGACTTCCTGATGTGAAAATGGGGAAAGGTTTGCGGTTGTTTGGCGAGTAG